The region AGGAGTGGTTTCCCAAGCCACGCTATGACGAGAACGAGCGCCGCCGGGCCTATGAACTCCTGGTCGACGAGGCCGCCGATGCCGCGGCGCGCGGCCGGGGCGTGATACTGGACGCCACGGCCCACCGCAAGGCCGTGCGCGACCTGGCCCGCGCTCGGATTCCCCGTTTCGCGGAAATCCATCTGCAATGCGGCCTGGACGCGGCCATGCGCCGCGAGGCTGGCAGACCTCAGGGGCAGGTCATGGCCGGGCTTTACGCCAAGGCTTTGGAGCGGCGGCGCACGGGCGTCCAGACTCCCGGCCTGGGGCAGGTCATCGGCGTGGACGTGCCCTTCGAGGCCGACCCCGCGGCCGAGTGCCGCATCGACAACACCGATCTGGCCAAGGAGGAAACCCTGGCGCGGGCGGTGGCCTTTTTGGACCGCTGGCTGGAGGAGGGCCGGTGAAGGGGGCGCTGGGCCTGCTGGCGCTCTGGATCGCCTGGGCCGCGCTGCACAGCCTGCTCATGACTCCGGCCGCCAAGGCTTGGTTCCGGCGGCTGCTGGGACGCGGTTTCGCCTTCTACCGTCTGGGCTTCAACCTTCTTGCCCTGGCGACCTTCGCCTCGGCCGCCCTGCTGGCTCCCCGCCTGCCCGAACCGGTCTATGTCCTGTCGCCGCCCTGGTCCTGGGCGGGGCGTCTGCTCCAGGCCCTGGGCCTGGGTCTGCTGGTCTGGACCTTCCTGGTCATCGACGGCCGCGAATTTCTGGGATTGCGCCAAGTCCACGATTTCTTCCTCCACGGCCCGCCGCCGGACGAGTCGGGTGAGCGGCCCACGCGGCTGACTGTGAGCGGTCCCTATGCGCTCTGCCGCCATCCCATGTACCTCGCGGGTTTCCTGGTCCTTTTCGCCGAACCGGGCATGAGCTTGGAACATCTCCTCTTTTCCCTTTTCGCCGGGGGCTATTTTCTGCTCGGCTCGGTTTTCGAGGAACGACGACTTGTGCGGGCCTTTGGAGATGCCTATGTTCAATACCAGCGGCGGACCCCCCGTTTTTTCCCGTTGTCATTTCCACGCAAAGTGGTAGAGCGGGGTCCGTCGAAGCGCGCCGGGCCGCGAAGGCCCTTTGGGGACTCCTGATTTCATGAAATTTCACATCATCACATTCGGCTGCCAGATGAACGCCAACGACTCGGATTGGCTGGCCCGGGCCCTGGAGAGCAGGGGCTGGGAGCAGGCCGACGATGAAGCGGCCCGGGTTTTCATCCTGAACACGTGCAGTGTGCGCGAGAAGCCCGAACAGAAGGTCTACAGCGTACTTGGCAGGCTGGAGAGGCATCTGCGCCGCGACCCCGGGGTCTTCGCGGCCGTGGGCGGCTGCGTGGCCCAGCAGATCGGTGCCGGTTTCTTCGAACGCTTTCCCTTTGTTCGCTTGGTCGTCGGCACGGACGCCGTTGCACTCGCCCCGGATGCCCTGGAGCGCTTGGCCGCCGAGCCGGAGACCCGACTGGCCCTGCTGGATTTCCTGCCCCATTTCAGCGAGCGCGCGGAGCCCGAACCCCGTCCGGGCGTGATGGGTCCGGCCCAGGCCTTCGTGAACATCATGCAGGGCTGCGACAACTTTTGCGCCTACTGCATCGTGCCCTACGTGCGAGGCCGCCAGAGGTCCCGGCGGCCCGGGGCCGTGCTCGAGGAGTGCCGGACCCTGGTGGAACGCGGCGCGCGCGAGATCACCCTGCTCGGCCAGAACGTGAACAGCTTCGGCCTGGATTCCGGCGGCGAGGGCGTCTCCTTCGCGGAACTGCTGCGTCGGGTGGCCGCCATCCCCGGCCTGGAGCGGCTGCGTTTCACCACCTCCCATCCCAAGGATCTGGACCCGGACGTCATCCGGGCCTTCGGTGAGTTGGAGAACCTCTGCCCGAGCCTGCATTTGCCGCTGCAGTCGGGGTCCGACGCGGTGCTTCGGCGCATGGGACGGCGCTACGATCGGGCACGGTACCTGGATCTGGTGGAGCAATTGCGCGCGGCCAGGCCCGGTCTGGCCCTGACGACGGACCTCATCGTGGGTTTCCCAGGGGAGACGGACGAGGATTTCGGCCGGACCTTGGAGATGATGGGCCTGGTGGGCTTCGAGAGCAGCTTCTCCTTCAAATATAGTGACCGCCCGGGAGTGGCCGCCGCGCGCATGGAGCCCAAGGTGTCCGAGGAGGTCGCCTCGGCCCGGTTGGACCACTTGCAGAATTTGCAAAATACGCTTACTAAAGATTGTCTAGAAAAATGCGTGGGAAGCGAGACGGTGGTCTTGATCGAGGGCCCGAGCCGGAAACAGGACGGCGGGGAGCCCTTCTGGCGCGGCCGTGATCCGGCCGGGCGCACGGTCAACGTGGCCCACGGCGGCGAGGCGGACCTGAGCGGAAAGATGATTTCGGTGCGTCTCGTGGAAGCCAAGAAGCACTCCCTGATCGGGGAGAAGGCGGGCGCTCCATGGTGAGGGTGGAAGTCTTCGGACTGGCCCTGGACGAAAAAAGCCAGGCCCCGGTTTTGATCCTCAAGGCCGTGGACGGGGAGCGCATCCTGCCCATCTGGATTGGCGCCATGGAGGCCATGGCCATTTCCGTGGCCTTGAACAAGGTGGCCTTCCCCCGTCCCATGACCCACGATCTGCTGCTGAACGTTCTGCGCGGTCTCGGCGGTCAGGTGTCCTGCGTGGAGGTGACCTCGGTGGAGGAGGGAACATTTTTCGCCGAGATCGTCATCCGCAAGGGCGAGGAGACGCTGCGGATGGACAGCAGGCCCTCCGACGCCATGGCCTTGGCGCTGCGGGCCGAGGTTCCGCTGTTCGTGCACGAGAAGGTTCTCGAACAGGCCGGGACCATGACGCCCGGTGCATACGAGGCCGTGCTCAAGAGTGAGGACGCCGACAAGTGGACCGAGGAGCTGGAGAAGCTCTCGGAGAACGGCAACAAATACAAGATGTGACGAGCGGCGTGATGATTGATCTGCACACCCATACCGTTTTCAGCGACGGGGTTCTCATCCCGGCCGAATTGGCCCGGCGGGCCGCCGTGGCCGGATATCGCGCCCTCTGCTTCACGGATCACGCCGACGAGAGCAATATTCTCCATATTCTGGAGAACCTGCGCCGTTTTGTGGCTCGGTCCTCGGCCTTCTTCGAGATCAACCTCTTCGCCGGGGTGGAGCTGACCCATGTCCCGCCCGCGCTCATCGCGGATCACGTGGCCCGGGCCCGGGAACTGGGCGCGGACTTGGTTGTGGTCCACGGCGAGACGGTGGTGGAGCCGGTGGCTCCCGGAACGAACCTGGCGGCCATCGAGGCGGGCTGCGACGTCCTGGCGCATCCCGGCATGCTCACCGAGGCCGAGGCGCGGCTGGCCGCCGAACGCGGGGTGGCCCTGGAGATCACCACGCGCAAGGGGCACAGCCTGACCAATGGACGCGTGGCGGCCCTGGCCCGGCAATGCGGGGCCAAGTTGGTCATCAACAATGACGCCCACGAGCCGGGTGATCTCGTGTCCCGGGATTTGCGGCGCAAGGTGGCCCTTGGGGCGGGGCTCACGGACGAGGAACGCGAACAGGCCGAGGCGAACGCCCTGGCCCTGGTTCAGAAGATGCTGCGGGCTTGAGACGCGGCTGTTTTTTTGGGGCGAACCCGGGGGCGATCCTCCGGTTGGGGAACATCTTCTAGAAAGGACGTGAGGCTATGGAGCTTCTCCCGGAAAGCGGCATCTTTTCCATGCTCATGCAGGCGACGCTTATGGTCAAGCTCGTCCTGCTCTTCCTTGTGAGCATGTCCATCTGGTGCTGGTCCATCATCATCTTCAAGATTCTGCTCATCAACAAGGCCAAGCGCCAAGTGGTGGAGGGCTACGAGGCCTTTCTCCAGGCCGAGGATCTCTCGGCCGGGCTGCACGCGGTGAGCCGCGATCCGCAGTCGCCCCTGGCGATCATCGGCAGCATGGCCGTGCGCGAGTTCCGCAAGCTGGAGACCGCCGAGATCGACCGTGAGCGCAAGCGCTACCTGGTCAAGGACACCCTGCGCCGCATTCTGCGTCAGGCTGTGAGCGCGGAGATGAAGCGCCTGTCCAGCTCCATCTCCATCCTGGCCACCAGCGCCAGTTCCGCGCCGTTCATCGGTCTCTTCGGCACGGTCTGGGGCATCATGCACTCCTTCCACTCCCTCGGCCAGGCACAGAGCGCGGCGTTGGCCACGGTGGCCCCGGGCATTTCCGAGGCCCTGGTGGCCACGGCCATCGGCCTGGGCGTCGCCATCCCGGCCAGCATCGCCTACAACTTCTTTCTGGGAATGCTCGCCGTGGTGGAGACCGAGATGGTCAACTTCGCGGGAGCCTTCCTGAACCGCGTCGAGCGCGAGGTGTCCTGGGTGTCCGCGCGTGGACAGCGCCGGGACAACGACTAGCCCCCTGGGGCGGAGACCATCATGGGAATGTCGCTCAACCGAGGCGGATTCATGGCCGAGATCAATGTGACGCCCTTCGTGGACGTCATGTTGGTTCTGCTCATCATATTCATGGTCACCGCCCCGATGATGACCCAGGGATTGGACGTGGACCTGCCGCAGACCAAGGCCGTGAAGGCCCTGCCCAAGGACAGCGACCACCTGGTTCTCACGGTGAAGAAGAACGGCGAGATATTTCTGGATGAATTCAAGGTCGAACTGCCGCAGCTTCAGGATCACCTGAAGAGGTTGGTCATCACCCAGCACAAGCAGCTCTTCATGCGCGCCGACAAGGAAGTTGCCTACGGCGTGGTGGTTCAGGTCATGGGCGAAATCAAGGCCGCCGGCATCGACAAGCTCGGCATCGTGGCCGATCCCGAAAAGAGCGCGCCGGCGAATCCGGCCGCCAAACAGAGCTAGGAAGGCGTGTTCGCCGGTCCTTCCGGCGACGGGCTGTAACCAGGGTGCGGTGCGTACCGTGCGGCAGAAGACCAGTTTCTTTTTTTCCATCCTCCTGCATGTGGGCATGGTCGCCATGGCCTTGCTCTGGCAGAATTTCGGCGGGGTTCGGGTGGATCTTGAAGTCCCCGCCTACACTGTGGATCTGGTGAACATCGCCCCCGGCCCGCCCCCGGGCCCCGTGGCTCCCGGCCCGGCCATTCCGGCCCAGGCTCCGAGTCCGGCCGCGCCGACCATGAATCCGGAGTCCCAGGCCAAGCCCGAACAGGCCGCCGCCGTGCCGGAGCCTCCAAAGCCGCAGCCCAAGCCGGAACCGGCCAAACCGGAACCGGTGAAGCCGGAGCCGCCGAAGCCGCAACCCAAGCCGGAACCGGCCAAGCCGGAGCCGGTGAAGACCCCGGAACCGCCGAAACCGGCCAAGCCCGAGCCCAAGCCCGAGGCGAAGCCCATCAGCGAGACCAAGGCTGAAAGCAAGAAACCCGAGCCGCGCAAGACCGAACCGGCCAAGCCCGAGCCATCGAACAAGGACATCCTGCAGAGCGCGTTGCAGGACGCGAGGAAGGAGGCCAGCCAGAGCAAGGACAAGTCGTCGTCCGGCGGCCCGGCTCAGCCCTCGCCCCAGCAGCAGGCCAAGTCTGCTTTGAAGGACGAGTTGGCCGCCCTGCGCAAATCCGTGGGGGGGAGCATCTACTCCACGGGCGGCGGAGGAGGCGGTGGCGGCGGTGGGTCCGGCAGTTCGGGCCTGTTGCAGGTCTACGCCTCCATCGTGGAGCAGGCGATCAAGAAGAATTGGCGCTACCCGGTGTTCGGCAACGACTCCAATCTGGTGGCGGTGGTCGAGGTGCGCATCGACGCCAACGGGCAGATCGCCGACGTGCGTGTATTGACACCCTCTACCCGATCTGATTTCGACGACTCGGCCGTGAAGGCCGTGCGGGAGACCAAGGAGCTGCCGGCTCCCCCCTCGGAGGCGGTGGGCACGCTTCGGATCAACTTCAACCTTCAGGAACTGAACCGCTAGGGGGACATCCCAGCCATGAAAATCAAGACCGTCCTCTTCGCCTTGCTCTTCGTCGCGCTCCTGGCCGGGAACGCCTCGGCCCAGGGCCTGACCGTGGACATTCACGGCCCCGGCCAGCGCAAGGTGAATCTGGTCATGCTTCCGCCGCGCGGTCTGAGCGCCGCCGCCGTGCCGGGCATGGCCAAGAACTTCGAGGAACTGGTGCGGACCGACCTTCGGTTCATGCCTTTTCTCAATCTCATGCCCGCCTCGGCGGTGCCCGGCGGCGACCCCAGCAAGGGCGTCACGGCCGAGGACATCAACTTCCGGCCCCTGCAACTGGCCCGCATCGACTTGACCATGACCACGGGCTGGGACGGCAATCGCCTGGAGGCCAGGGTCTACGAGACATTCAGCGGCCGCCGCGTGGTGGGCAAGGCCTATGACGACCTCACGGACGCGGCGTTGCCGGACGTGGCCGACCGCTTCTGTTCCTTGCTCATGGAGGCGCTTACCGGCAAGAAGGGCTTCTTCACCTCGCCCATCGCCTTCGTGCGCCGCGTCGGCGAGGCCAAGGAACTCTTCACCGTTCTGCCCCAGGGCCGCGCCCTGACCCAGATCACCAGCCTGGGCGGCTTCAACCTGGGACCGGACTGGTCCAAGGACGGCAATCAGATCGTCTTCACCCATCTGAATCAGGAACGCCACTCCCTTGGCGTCTGGGATCGCAGGACCGGCGAGGCCCGGCTGTATCGCGAGGGCCTGGGCAACACGGTCATCTCCCCGGCCTTCACCCCCGAGGGCGACATAGCCGTGACGTTGAACAAGACCGGCAGCGCGGACATCTACATGCTGGACAAGGGATTCCGGCCCAAGGGAACCATCGCTTCCAGCGGTTTCATCGACGTTTCGCCCGCTTTCGACTCCACAGGTCGGAATATGGCCTTCACCTCCGGCCGGTTCGGCGGGCCGCAGATATTCGTGCTCAACCGCGACACCGGCGAGGTCAAGCGGGTGACCTTCGTGGGCGGCTACAATACCTCGCCCACCTTGAGCCCGGACAGCCGCTATGTGGTTTTCGCCCGGCAGACGCCGAACGGGCACCGCATCTTCATCATCGAGCTGGCTACCGGCCAGGAACGCCAGATCAGTTTCGGCCCGGGCAATGACGAGGATCCGGCCTTCGGCCCGGAAGGCTACTATGTGGCCTTCAGTTCCAATCGCAACGGGCAGTACCGCATCTACCTGACCACCCGGCACGGCGATGAGCCCATCCTGGTCCCCACCGGACCGGGAGACGCCACGTCGCCTGCCTGGAATACGGCCGCCGGCGGGGAATAGCCGGGGCCGGGGCATCAAGGGGCATCAAGGGTTTTGAAAACCGGCGATCATGCCGAGAATATGGAGAGAAAGGAAATGAAGACGAAGGGTTGGGTTCTGGTGATTCTGTGCCTGGTGCTGGCCCTCGGAGCCGCGTCCGGCTGTTCCAAGAAGCGGGCCTCCTCCATGCCTCCGGGCGCCACGGGTTCCGACGCCGCGGTGCGCGACCATGACTGGGCCAGCGGCAAGGGTTCCGGCTACGGCGAGGACGGCCTCACCGAGGAGCAGCGTCTGGCCCGCCAGCGCGAGAAGGCCATGTCCGAGCTGGGCCAGCGCATCCAGTTCGGCTTCGACTCCTATGAGCTGAATCAGGAAGCCCGGGGCATCCTGCAGCAGAAGGCCGACGTGATGAAGTCCACCTCCGGCGTGCGTCTGGTCATCGAAGGACATTGCGACGATCGCGGCACCGAAGAGTACAACCTGGCCCTGGGTGAGCGTCGCGCCCGCGCCGCTTACGAATTCCTGGTTCTTCTGGGCGTGTCCCCGGAACGCCTGTCCATCGTGAGCTTCGGCGAGGAGCGGCCCCTGGTGAAGGGCGAGAACGAAACCGCCTGGGCCCAGAACCGCCGCGACGAGTTCCGCGCCGCCTACTAGGCAACGGACCTGTCGATTCAAGGAGGCCGCGCCATTGTGGGCGTGGCCTCCTTTTTTCATGCTCAGGGGAGAATCGGCAACGTCAAGGCGAGCAGTGCTCCGGCGATCAGGCCCGCCAGGAGGTCGTCGGTC is a window of Desulfovibrio aminophilus DSM 12254 DNA encoding:
- a CDS encoding histidinol phosphate phosphatase domain-containing protein, which codes for MIDLHTHTVFSDGVLIPAELARRAAVAGYRALCFTDHADESNILHILENLRRFVARSSAFFEINLFAGVELTHVPPALIADHVARARELGADLVVVHGETVVEPVAPGTNLAAIEAGCDVLAHPGMLTEAEARLAAERGVALEITTRKGHSLTNGRVAALARQCGAKLVINNDAHEPGDLVSRDLRRKVALGAGLTDEEREQAEANALALVQKMLRA
- a CDS encoding adenylyl-sulfate kinase gives rise to the protein MDGWAVWITGLPGSGKSALARGLESRLAARGLDVARLSMDERRKEWFPKPRYDENERRRAYELLVDEAADAAARGRGVILDATAHRKAVRDLARARIPRFAEIHLQCGLDAAMRREAGRPQGQVMAGLYAKALERRRTGVQTPGLGQVIGVDVPFEADPAAECRIDNTDLAKEETLARAVAFLDRWLEEGR
- the miaB gene encoding tRNA (N6-isopentenyl adenosine(37)-C2)-methylthiotransferase MiaB codes for the protein MKFHIITFGCQMNANDSDWLARALESRGWEQADDEAARVFILNTCSVREKPEQKVYSVLGRLERHLRRDPGVFAAVGGCVAQQIGAGFFERFPFVRLVVGTDAVALAPDALERLAAEPETRLALLDFLPHFSERAEPEPRPGVMGPAQAFVNIMQGCDNFCAYCIVPYVRGRQRSRRPGAVLEECRTLVERGAREITLLGQNVNSFGLDSGGEGVSFAELLRRVAAIPGLERLRFTTSHPKDLDPDVIRAFGELENLCPSLHLPLQSGSDAVLRRMGRRYDRARYLDLVEQLRAARPGLALTTDLIVGFPGETDEDFGRTLEMMGLVGFESSFSFKYSDRPGVAAARMEPKVSEEVASARLDHLQNLQNTLTKDCLEKCVGSETVVLIEGPSRKQDGGEPFWRGRDPAGRTVNVAHGGEADLSGKMISVRLVEAKKHSLIGEKAGAPW
- a CDS encoding methyltransferase family protein, whose protein sequence is MKGALGLLALWIAWAALHSLLMTPAAKAWFRRLLGRGFAFYRLGFNLLALATFASAALLAPRLPEPVYVLSPPWSWAGRLLQALGLGLLVWTFLVIDGREFLGLRQVHDFFLHGPPPDESGERPTRLTVSGPYALCRHPMYLAGFLVLFAEPGMSLEHLLFSLFAGGYFLLGSVFEERRLVRAFGDAYVQYQRRTPRFFPLSFPRKVVERGPSKRAGPRRPFGDS
- the pal gene encoding peptidoglycan-associated lipoprotein Pal; this encodes MKTKGWVLVILCLVLALGAASGCSKKRASSMPPGATGSDAAVRDHDWASGKGSGYGEDGLTEEQRLARQREKAMSELGQRIQFGFDSYELNQEARGILQQKADVMKSTSGVRLVIEGHCDDRGTEEYNLALGERRARAAYEFLVLLGVSPERLSIVSFGEERPLVKGENETAWAQNRRDEFRAAY
- a CDS encoding MotA/TolQ/ExbB proton channel family protein, which gives rise to MELLPESGIFSMLMQATLMVKLVLLFLVSMSIWCWSIIIFKILLINKAKRQVVEGYEAFLQAEDLSAGLHAVSRDPQSPLAIIGSMAVREFRKLETAEIDRERKRYLVKDTLRRILRQAVSAEMKRLSSSISILATSASSAPFIGLFGTVWGIMHSFHSLGQAQSAALATVAPGISEALVATAIGLGVAIPASIAYNFFLGMLAVVETEMVNFAGAFLNRVEREVSWVSARGQRRDND
- the tolR gene encoding protein TolR: MGMSLNRGGFMAEINVTPFVDVMLVLLIIFMVTAPMMTQGLDVDLPQTKAVKALPKDSDHLVLTVKKNGEIFLDEFKVELPQLQDHLKRLVITQHKQLFMRADKEVAYGVVVQVMGEIKAAGIDKLGIVADPEKSAPANPAAKQS
- a CDS encoding PD40 domain-containing protein; this encodes MKIKTVLFALLFVALLAGNASAQGLTVDIHGPGQRKVNLVMLPPRGLSAAAVPGMAKNFEELVRTDLRFMPFLNLMPASAVPGGDPSKGVTAEDINFRPLQLARIDLTMTTGWDGNRLEARVYETFSGRRVVGKAYDDLTDAALPDVADRFCSLLMEALTGKKGFFTSPIAFVRRVGEAKELFTVLPQGRALTQITSLGGFNLGPDWSKDGNQIVFTHLNQERHSLGVWDRRTGEARLYREGLGNTVISPAFTPEGDIAVTLNKTGSADIYMLDKGFRPKGTIASSGFIDVSPAFDSTGRNMAFTSGRFGGPQIFVLNRDTGEVKRVTFVGGYNTSPTLSPDSRYVVFARQTPNGHRIFIIELATGQERQISFGPGNDEDPAFGPEGYYVAFSSNRNGQYRIYLTTRHGDEPILVPTGPGDATSPAWNTAAGGE
- a CDS encoding bifunctional nuclease family protein; the encoded protein is MVRVEVFGLALDEKSQAPVLILKAVDGERILPIWIGAMEAMAISVALNKVAFPRPMTHDLLLNVLRGLGGQVSCVEVTSVEEGTFFAEIVIRKGEETLRMDSRPSDAMALALRAEVPLFVHEKVLEQAGTMTPGAYEAVLKSEDADKWTEELEKLSENGNKYKM
- a CDS encoding cell envelope integrity protein TolA; this translates as MRQKTSFFFSILLHVGMVAMALLWQNFGGVRVDLEVPAYTVDLVNIAPGPPPGPVAPGPAIPAQAPSPAAPTMNPESQAKPEQAAAVPEPPKPQPKPEPAKPEPVKPEPPKPQPKPEPAKPEPVKTPEPPKPAKPEPKPEAKPISETKAESKKPEPRKTEPAKPEPSNKDILQSALQDARKEASQSKDKSSSGGPAQPSPQQQAKSALKDELAALRKSVGGSIYSTGGGGGGGGGGSGSSGLLQVYASIVEQAIKKNWRYPVFGNDSNLVAVVEVRIDANGQIADVRVLTPSTRSDFDDSAVKAVRETKELPAPPSEAVGTLRINFNLQELNR